DNA sequence from the Leptospira broomii serovar Hurstbridge str. 5399 genome:
CGGATACGATCGCCACTCCTTGAGCAACATCTTCCAGTCTCTGGTTCGCTGCATTCCTCCTAGCGGTTTGTTGGTTTTCGTATTGTTCTAGTAATTGTCCGATCGCGTGTGGATCTGCTCCTCCAAAGTTGGGAGATAGCATCTGGCCGATCGCATCAAACACCTTATCTCTCGTAGCCTGCTTGATTTGCTGGCTTAAGCTTGCATTCCCGGTATTTGACTCTCCCTTCGCTTTCGAGAGGTCGATCGTATGTTGGAAGTCCGATGATTGTTTGTATATACTCTTATTATCGCTTGCTGAGATCACGCCTAAGTCGTGGCCTATGTCTCCGAGCGTCTTCATCACTCCACCCGCAAACTTAGCAACCGTACTCTCGAGTCCACCGTGTAATAGCTGTTGGTCGGCTTCGATTAAGCCTCCGGTGGCAAAGTTTGCAGCATCTAGCAGTAGTTTATCCCGATTCAGTTCTTGCTTTCCCTGTTGTCTTTGTACAAACTGTTCAGCCATCTTCGCATACTGATCGATTTGAGCCTGGGACCAGCCGTTTGCCCTGCCGTATTGCTGTACTACAAACCCAGCGCTACTCACCTGGTCTGCCTTGTACTGGGTCACTGCATCCCTTATTGCCCTTTAGCTTGATATCATTAATCGCTATTCGCGTATCGTCGTTAAAGTCTTCTGCCTTAGATCCCGAGATTACGTGTAATCCTGCAAGGCCAGTCGATATAGCATGCGTCATTGCTCCCATTCCCTCTGCAAGAGGTCCTTCTATCGACGCTGCCATCGTGTTCAGTTCATTTCCGATTCTTCCTAGTGACAATGCAGGTCCTGTCATCCCTAGTTCCTGCTTCGCCGATTTGTTTCTCATCGCATCCACTGCGTATTGCGAGAATTGTTGGATCACCGTCGGATCCCAGCCGTTCATCTTCCCGAACTCTGTAACCGCTAGTCCGTAGGCCTGGAATTTATCGTTCTTATATTTCTGAATATCCGCTTCCTGTCCCGGATACGATACGTCCATGATCGCTTTTGAGATCCCACTCAGTCCTGGGACATTGCTTGTTATCTTTAGTTCGGCGCCCGCGACTAAGCTCATCCCTCCGGTAGCCAAGATATTCCCTACGTTCGTAAACGAATTGTTAATCGAATGTTGTGCGTTCTTAGCTGCTATCTTATCCTGCCACGCTCCTGCTAAAAAGGACGCAGCTTCAGGTGACAAATCGAATGTATTCGAGAGTGCTGTCGCGATCAAGCTCTGGGTCGCCGACTTGACCTGCCCTTTCACCCAATCTCCTGTACTCACTCCGCCTAGTAATACGTTCTTCGCATAATCTTCTATTAAGGACGCAGTTTGCGCTTTATTCTGTGCGTCTGTTTGTGCGGTTGAGAGCATCATCGAGTCTTGTTTGTCTATATACCCTAACCCGCCTGTCATCTCTTGAGCCATTTTTTGCAAATTGGCCCCGCTCATATAGTCTTGTAGATTCGTAAAGGCCGAACTCACCAGATTTCCCACCGACGATGAATCGAATATGTTTAACCCAGTGCCCGACTGCCCTGCACTAGGTCCAAGAATTCCCCCTTTCCGGGTCGAACCACCGTTAGGGTCATCAACTCTCACTGTCGTATTCTGGGAATCCAGTGCCACGACTCCAGGTGCCGCAATCGTAAACTGTCTTGCCGTCGTATCGTATTTATAATTGCTGGAGTCGCCCGCGTCCCCGCCGGTTAACGAGGATGTTCCCGTATGCATATTCTTCGTAAGTGTGATCGACCCATCCGAATTCGCTACCACGCTCGCGTATTCCTTCGTCGTATACGGTGAACAAGCCGCGTTCGCAAGTCCTTGTCCGCAAGTCGAGTTGATAAAACTCTGCAACGTGATCCCGTTTCCATTGGCATCTCGTTTCATATTTCCGTCTATATCCGCGATATACTGGTTTCCGTCTTTTCCGGCCTTCCCTGTATAGATCGTATCTCCATTCGCTTTTAGTAACTGACTCAGTCCGCTATCCGTAAATGTTAACTGACTCGATAGATTCGCTACCATCCCGTCTATATAGCTCATTCTACTATTCAACAACGCTGTATTCGCTGCGCTTAACAAGGACACGTTCTCCGCTGCGTTGATTCCGTTTTTCTTGGCCGCGCCCCTCAACCTACTTTTCATTACAATACCTTCAGCCTCTCTCTTCGGGTCAGGCTCTCCGCTTCGGTCAAAAAATCGCATCCGCGATTTTTGAGACCCCGCGTCGATCCTTCGCGGGGTGTGAGCGGAGATTTTGTCTGTAAGCTGCGAGGTCGCATTTTAGTTTTTAAAGTTTCTCCTTTTCGTAATTTAAAGTACACATTATGCTAAAACGATGTTGGCCTATTGATTAATACCCCGGGAAGGAACTTTAATCTTAATTTCGTAATCTTCATATAATTTATTGAGCCGACGTGATAAAATTAACCAATTGGTATTTTCCCCACTACTTTCTTCACCAATTCTAATGTTCAATATGTCTCCCTCAGATATATAACACTCAATTTTGTCTGTGTCGAAGTCTCTTGGATCACCAAAGCTTCCTAAATGTAAATTCCGAACTTTGATATTTTTATCATAAGAAATAGAAGCCTGATATACTAGGGTCTCTTTATTCTTAGAAGAAAATTCATTCCAAAGTTGTATATTAATTTGTCCATTTGAATTAATTTTAAATTTTATTTGGATAGATGCATCATCAAAAAACCATTCACCCTGGATTTCCTCCATGAAATACCCATCTTTTACTCTTTCGGCAAATCGGAAACAATAATGATCGGAGCCAGGCTGTATGCAATTAGATGTATATATTTTAGGGTATCTTTTTTTTGCTTCCTGACAGCTAGAATATTTCGCCTGACTTTCAGTTGGTTTACAGACTACAGCAAAAACAAATACCGAAATGCATATGAAATAATATTTAATTTCCATTCGAAGAACTACCGTTGTCGGGATATAAGCTCGGATTATAATTTGGATTAATGTTCAAAAAAGTTGTTTTGCTATCCCAGTAACGACCTTTATTCTTAGTTACCGTTGAAAAGCGTACTCCTTTTTGACCATCCTTACCTAACCCAGACGTGCTTTCTGCTACTTCTAACTTATTCCCATTAACTGAAGTGACCACATAAGTATGATCAGCATACCATTTCCCATCTGAATGCTTTTCCATCATAATTCCAATTGAGCCTACTTGCGGCTGATTACCTTCCGTAGGAACAAACGCATCAGATCTAAATAATGCATTCGTTACGCCATTGAAACTAGGACCATTCAATATCATTGCAAGATCCGCAGCATTTCTTTTAGCTTTATCAAATGGACGCATGCTATCGGCATAATTGAATTGGTAAGGTTGCCCTGGACCAAGTTCATGGCTTATTCCTGAAGCAAATATTACGGTATTTACAAATTCAATACAGTCTAATTTGGTTCCCAAATTGGCTGCACCTTTTGGAGTTATAGGATTATTCCAATCATTCGCTCCGTAGCCCATGCTATCTAAAGCGGCCGCAAGCTTAGCAGCTACCTTTCCTATATATTGATTTAGCGCTTCGGGAGAAGCAAACGTCATTTTTTGTGAAGTTGCCCGTAATTCTGATACAATCCGAGATCTAAACTTTTCAATCGATTCTCCTGGCTGCTGTTGCATATTTACCCCCTTGGCGAGCAAATCATCAACAACCCCACCTGAAGTCATGTCGTAAGTCGCAATAGAGATAGCGTTCTCCCTCGCATTTGGCTTAGGACTTAATAGATCTAAATGATATTTTAATTCATCTAAACTTCTCGGTCTATCATTAGAGGTATTTCCTGCTAATAAATCACCATTTTCTGAGATATACTCCATTTGCTTCAAGAGACTAAATCGTTCTAGTTCATTTTCACTCATCCCTTGATATCCAACTTCGTTTTGTTTAATTCGAAGTGCATCCAATTCGGATTGATATTCAGGATCTAATCCCGATGACGTTGATTCATTCGATAAGAATTCAGTTCCGTTCTCATCCTTTTTCGTCAGCACATAACCTAAATCCAGAATATTCTTACCTGCCTGCTCATCCGAGTTCTGTGGCCAAGAGGACCGGTCGTTTAACGGATTGTTAACCGGAATGTCTGTGTTGTTCTTTTGGTTTAAATTGTTAATTGCATCTTGCAAACGTTGACCGAAGGCTCCTTCATTACCTGAATCAATCGCATTCTGTTTGATTTCGTTAAACGCTGCTACTATCTTCTCGTTGCCGTTAGGATCATTATGTAAATTCGCTATTTCTTCGGGAGTAAACTCTCCCATCTGGACTAGGATATCTCCATAGGACTTAGATAGGGCTGCTTCCCGATTCGCGGCATCTGCTACATTCTCTTGAACTACCGATGTTAAGAAATCAGTACTAAAGCTACCGTTAATCCCTAACGGTCCAAACGAGTGGGTATCCGTGTTATAACCCACACTCACTGTGTTTGCACCTCTAAACTGATTACTAAGTGTAATGTCTCCAGTATTCGAGAAGTTTAAGAACGCTCCGCCAAGACTACTCCAACCCTTTTGTTCATTACTTAAGTTCGCACCTACGTTTACTACACCAGTATCGCTCGCTGATACGTTCAGTCCTAAATTATTACTTCCTGATTTTGCAAAGGTAAAGCCACCGTTTCCAGTATAGCTTCCATTACTAGCATTATAACTAACTCCCACGTATGATCCATTGGTACTCGGAAGGTTTACATTCACGTTTAGGTTTAATCCACTTCCTGGAGTAAATGAGAAGCCTCCATTCAGTCCATACTGAGTTCCTCCCACCTTCTGTATCGCTCCGGTTACTCCACCTCCCCAGCCACCGGCTACTTCTTGTTGACCGGTTATGATATTCGCGTTTTGGTGAGGGGTATAACTGATATAACCAGATATCGGGAGTTCCTTCGCCATCGTAACCGCACTAATGACTCCATTCGCAAATCCGGCTACCGCTCCGTTCGTGCCTCCAACTCTACTTCCTACATAGGTTTGGGTCGCTATGTTTGCCCCGACTGCGGTTAACATCATCGCACCGTCTGCCGTTACTGCTGCTCCGGTTGAGAGGGCAGTGGCCGCCTCTAATAATGGTGCTCCGGCTCCTCCCGAGAGTCCTGTGATTACCGCCGCGGATACAATCGCTACTCCTTGAGCAACATCTTCCAGTCTCTGGTTCGCTGCATTCCTCCTAGCGGTTTGTTGGTTTTCGTATTGTTCTAGTAACTGTCCGATCGCGTGTGGATCTGCTCCTCCAAAGTTGGGAGATAGCATCTCACCGATCGCATCAAACACCTTGTCTCTCGTAGCCTGCTTGATTTGCTGGCTTAAGCTTGCATTCCCGGTATTTGACTCTCCCTTCGCTTTCGAGAGGTCGATCGTATGTTGGAAGTCCGATGATTGTTTGTATATACTCTTATTATCGCTTGCTGAGATCACGCCTAAGTCGTGGCCTATGTCTCCGAGCGTCTTCATCACTCCACCCGCAAACTTAGCAACCGTACTCTCGAGTCCACCGTGTAATAGCTGTTGGTCGGCTTCGATTAAGCCTCCGGTGGCAAAGTTTGCAGCATCTAGCAGTAGTTTATCCCGATTCAGTTCTTGCTTTCCCTGTTGTCTTTGTACAAACTGTTCAGCCATCTTCGCATACTGATCGATTTGAGCCTGGGACCAGCCGTTTGCCCTGCCGTATTGCTGTACTACAAACCCAGCGCTACTCACCTGGTCTGCCTTGTACTGAGTCACTGCATCCTTATTGCCCTTTAGCTTGATATCATTAATCGCTATTCGCGTATCGTCGTTAAAGTCTTCTGCCTTAGATCCCGAGATTACGTGTAATCCTGCAAGGCCAGTCGATATAGCATGCGTCATTGCTCCCATTCCCTCTGCAAGAGGTCCTTCTATCGACGCTGCCATCGTGTTCAGTTCATTTCCGATTCTTCCTAGTGACAATGCAGGTCCTGTCATCCCTAGTTCCTGCTTCGCAGATTTGTTTCTCATCGCATCCACTGCGTATTGCGAGAATTGTTGGATCACCGTCGGATCCCAGCCGTTCATCTTCCCGAACTCTGTAACTGCTAGTCCGTAGGCCTGGAATTTATCGTTCTTATATTTCTGAATATCCGCTTCTTGCCCCGGATACGATACATCCATGATCGCTTTTGAGATCCCACTGAGTCCTGGGATATTGCCCGCTATCTTTAGTGCGCCGCC
Encoded proteins:
- a CDS encoding TIGR04388 family protein, which translates into the protein MTQYKADQVSSAGFVVQQYGRANGWSQAQIDQYAKMAEQFVQRQQGKQELNRDKLLLDAANFATGGLIEADQQLLHGGLESTVAKFAGGVMKTLGDIGHDLGVISASDNKSIYKQSSDFQHTIDLSKAKGESNTGNASLSQQIKQATRDKVFDAIGQMLSPNFGGADPHAIGQLLEQYENQQTARRNAANQRLEDVAQGVAIVSAAVITGLSGGAGAPLLEAATALTTTGAAVTADGAMMLTAVGANIATQTYVGSRVGGTNGAVAGFANGVISAVTMAKELPISGYISYTPHQNANIITGQQE
- a CDS encoding TIGR04388 family protein, encoding MKSRLRGAAKKNGINAAENVSLLSAANTALLNSRMSYIDGMVANLSSQLTFTDSGLSQLLKANGDTIYTGKAGKDGNQYIADIDGNMKRDANGNGITLQSFINSTCGQGLANAACSPYTTKEYASVVANSDGSITLTKNMHTGTSSLTGGDAGDSSNYKYDTTARQFTIAAPGVVALDSQNTTVRVDDPNGGSTRKGGILGPSAGQSGTGLNIFDSSSVGNLVSSAFTNLQDYMSGANLQKMAQEMTGGLGYIDKQDSMMLSTAQTDAQNKAQTASLIEDYAKNVLLGGVSTGDWVKGQVKSATQSLIATALSNTFDLSPEAASFLAGAWQDKIAAKNAQHSINNSFTNVGNILATGGMSLVAGAELKITSNVPGLSGISKAIMDVSYPGQEADIQKYKNDKFQAYGLAVTEFGKMNGWDPTVIQQFSQYAVDAMRNKSAKQELGMTGPALSLGRIGNELNTMAASIEGPLAEGMGAMTHAISTGLAGLHVISGSKAEDFNDDTRIAINDIKLKGNKGCSDPVQGRPGE
- a CDS encoding TIGR04388 family protein, with translation MNLQFKRTVVISIAIFGLLTDSDRLFPQAVTPPNLNAPQFDPNQMATIYSSAASRFSNVADYDNYVLNELQYYKTTYEAALDQEITAFVNSVQTQDSFNSVQDYKNYLQDALKSQEDQALTAFTVAADIQAYAQQDSFLKSIFGADYVQTEQDKAGFTTQLNTALASNVDLSKPVGTQSISEIQTQWNQTYNTNLQNGLAQYEYGLQNMTSNYQALLSQINQTDANYQANLTQINQYKQNIVGQVQSLVSNVQNYLNNENLFWTDPATKTTLTVDGQSLQTFLNQIQTDITQNQPLTTIVSDLNAFLQTESSIGTTNAASYSALAYPPTPVSYGNGFASIPTVSWQSGSVGYNDVGLSKELQSYLDGSITQSQFISWLNSGIGTGLNLGLSGGVQVFQIQTADLQAFDNNGGYCNDIFGCGIPGLFGGWTVLPYSNLNAKYSVEGTNFVNYIENDVIGWGGIGGVVAHNSTENDVHILLSYTTYDPNAAKNATDWNSLVAQLNSFSANITNNVLPAISNWEIQANQYQSQYNAFLAQKQQTIASAQANFTAGVQALQSQEASWYINMDNLKKNAAGEFAQASTDASTLNAADLFTALPSATSNTGVGSVLDQINSRFQNLAFSLPNSNTNLPDNSALQSVSTSLTQGINAAENVSLLSAANTALLNSRMSYIDGMVANLSSQLTFTDSGLSQLLKANGDTIYTGKAGKDGNQYIADIDGNMKRDANGNGITLQSFINSTCGQGLANAACASYTTKEYASVVANSDGSITLTKNMHTGTSSLTGGDAGDSSNYKYDTTQRQFTIAAPGVVALDSQNTTVRVDDPNGSTRKGGILGPSVVQSGSGLNIFDSSSVGNLVSSAFTNLQDYMSGANLQKMAQEMTGGLGSIDKEDSRMLSTAQTDAQNKAQTASLIEDYAKNVLLGGVSTGDWVKGQVKSATQSLIATALSNTFDLSPEAASFLAGAWQDKIAAKNAQHSINNSFGSLQNIVATGGMSLIAGGALKIAGNIPGLSGISKAIMDVSYPGQEADIQKYKNDKFQAYGLAVTEFGKMNGWDPTVIQQFSQYAVDAMRNKSAKQELGMTGPALSLGRIGNELNTMAASIEGPLAEGMGAMTHAISTGLAGLHVISGSKAEDFNDDTRIAINDIKLKGNKDAVTQYKADQVSSAGFVVQQYGRANGWSQAQIDQYAKMAEQFVQRQQGKQELNRDKLLLDAANFATGGLIEADQQLLHGGLESTVAKFAGGVMKTLGDIGHDLGVISASDNKSIYKQSSDFQHTIDLSKAKGESNTGNASLSQQIKQATRDKVFDAIGEMLSPNFGGADPHAIGQLLEQYENQQTARRNAANQRLEDVAQGVAIVSAAVITGLSGGAGAPLLEAATALSTGAAVTADGAMMLTAVGANIATQTYVGSRVGGTNGAVAGFANGVISAVTMAKELPISGYISYTPHQNANIITGQQEVAGGWGGGVTGAIQKVGGTQYGLNGGFSFTPGSGLNLNVNVNLPSTNGSYVGVSYNASNGSYTGNGGFTFAKSGSNNLGLNVSASDTGVVNVGANLSNEQKGWSSLGGAFLNFSNTGDITLSNQFRGANTVSVGYNTDTHSFGPLGINGSFSTDFLTSVVQENVADAANREAALSKSYGDILVQMGEFTPEEIANLHNDPNGNEKIVAAFNEIKQNAIDSGNEGAFGQRLQDAINNLNQKNNTDIPVNNPLNDRSSWPQNSDEQAGKNILDLGYVLTKKDENGTEFLSNESTSSGLDPEYQSELDALRIKQNEVGYQGMSENELERFSLLKQMEYISENGDLLAGNTSNDRPRSLDELKYHLDLLSPKPNARENAISIATYDMTSGGVVDDLLAKGVNMQQQPGESIEKFRSRIVSELRATSQKMTFASPEALNQYIGKVAAKLAAALDSMGYGANDWNNPITPKGAANLGTKLDCIEFVNTVIFASGISHELGPGQPYQFNYADSMRPFDKAKRNAADLAMILNGPSFNGVTNALFRSDAFVPTEGNQPQVGSIGIMMEKHSDGKWYADHTYVVTSVNGNKLEVAESTSGLGKDGQKGVRFSTVTKNKGRYWDSKTTFLNINPNYNPSLYPDNGSSSNGN